The genomic interval TCATCAGGCGCAATGTATCCGGGTGCACATGCCGAAAAAACCGGCGAATCCAACGGCGCACATACCTGCAAGTCAACGGATCAAGGTGCAAACCAACCGCTCCACATCATGGGATTCACCGGGCGTGCAGCAGGCGCTGTGGCTGGGTAACGGAAGCATGACTAAAAAAGTCGGGATTCTGCAAGGGATTCCCGACAAATTCACTCGGGATGGGTTGCTTTGCCGGGAGACTCCTGTAATTGACTATTTCTGTAGGATTTAGATCAATGGAAACAGGGAGTATTTCCATGACCACCAGAACGTGTTTTGTCACCCTCGCCGTTGCAGCGATCACAGCCACCACCGCCGTGGCCGAGGGCGAACTGAACCTCTATTCATCGCGTCACTACGACACTGATGAGCGGCTCTATTCCGACTTCACCGACGCAACCGGCATCACCATCAATCGGATCGAAGGCAACGCCGACGAATTGATCGAGCGGATGCGGGCCGAGGGCGCGAACTCCCCCGCCGACATCCTGCTGACGGTCGACACCTCGCGGCTCGAACGGGCAAAGGAAGCCGGCGTGCTGCAATCCATCGACAGCGATGTGCTCGAAGCCCGCATTCCCACCGCCCTGCAAGACGAAGACAACCAGTGGTTTGGCTTTTCGCAGCGCGCGCGGATCATCTTCTACGACAAGACCGACGTGACCAACCCGCCCACCACTTATGTGGACCTGGCTGACCCGGCATACGAGGGCATGGTGTGCCACCGCTCGTCCTCGAACGTCTATTCGCAGACCCTGCTGTCCGCCGTGATCCAGAACCATGGCGAAGGGGCGGCCACCGAATGGGCGCAGGGCCTCGTGAACAACTTTGCCCGCGCGCCTCAAGGTGGTGACACGGACCAGCTGCGCGGCCTTGTGTCGGGTGAATGCGACATCTCGATATCGAACACGTACTACTTCGCGCGCGCCATCCGCAAAGACGTTGACGGCCTGCCCGCCGAAGCGCGTGACAATATCGGCTGGATCTTCCCTGCCCAGAATGCCGAAGGCGCGCACATGAACCTGTCGGGCGGCGGCGTCGCTGCCAACGCCCCGAACAAGGACAACGCAGTTCTGTTCCTCGAATACCTGGCCAGCGATCAGGCGCAGGAATACTTCTCGGCAGGCAACGACGAATACCCGGCCGTGCCAGGCGTGGGCCTCAGCCCATCGGTTGCGGCTTTGGGTCTCTTCCGCCCCGACGCCGTTGATCTGACCGAGGTGGCCAAGAACGTGCCCGCCGCGCAGAAGATCTTTAACGAGGTCGGCTGGGAATAAGCAGACCTCTGCCCAAAATGTGAAAGGCGCGGTGCCCCACCGCGCCTTTTTCTTTTCTTACTGTATTAGTCAGGATTGACGATCCCGACAAAAACGATCAACATATCTGCAATGAGTCTCAGCCACCCCGGAACGGGCAGCCCGGACGCCAGTGACACCATTTGGAGGTGAGACATGGTGAGACGAGACAAGGACCAACGCCCGCGCACCCGGACGTGCTGCGACAAACCCTGCTGTCAGGAGCTGCTGCAAGGCGCGCTTGAGGGGCACTACTCGAACGACCACTGCCTGGAACGCATGCTTGACCATCTGGAGCGTGCAGCATGAACGCGATGACACAAGTCCCCGACACAACAACCGCACCTGACCCGCAACAGATGGACACCTATGACGCCCGCGACCTGATCAAGGACGGAGTGCAAGCCTCGATCGTCCTCGACGGCCAGGTCTATTACCTGCGCATCACCCGCGCGGGCAAGCTGATCCTGACGAAATGACAGCCTCCAACCAAGCCCGCGGCGGGGCCACAGTCAACGTGCTGAACCGGATGGAAGCATGGGAGGCGCATCTTATCCTCAACCTGCGCCTCTGGTGCGAGGGTCCGACCGGCCAGCACCACGCGCGTCAGGATTACCTCAACGCCCTGCCCGCGCCTGAGGCTGAACGCGCCTGGGCCGCCTTCCAGCGGCTGACGCGCAAGATCCTCTGCACAGCCCCCCGCCCTCTTGTTCGGCATGACGTCGGCTGCAACTGCGTGGGGTCCGATGAATGCGTCTTTGTCCATCTGGTGCGCACCGCATCCGACGGCCACCTGAACGACGCGGCCCTCATTGCCACGCTACTCACCGGTCCCGCCTATGCCGAACACATCGCGCTGATGGCGGGCGAGGTCGGCAGCACTTTGCGCCACATCCACGACCGGCAGGCCCAATCCTTTTCACCCGCAAACGCGCCCAACGTGGTGCGCCTGCATTAACCCGTCAGAATATAACCCAAAGGGACGTTACCTAATGAAACTGACACTGACGACCGCACTCGGGACAGTGCTTTTGGCAGCCACCCCCGCACTCGCGGACAAGGCAGCTGTTCTGGACAATTACGCCGACATCGCGCTGGCCAAATACAGCGACAGCCTGATCACGGCGCAGGCCCTTCTGGAAGCCGTCAACACGCTGACAGAAACCCCGTCGGCTGAAGCGCTCGAAGCGGCCAAAGCC from Tateyamaria omphalii carries:
- a CDS encoding extracellular solute-binding protein, which gives rise to MTTRTCFVTLAVAAITATTAVAEGELNLYSSRHYDTDERLYSDFTDATGITINRIEGNADELIERMRAEGANSPADILLTVDTSRLERAKEAGVLQSIDSDVLEARIPTALQDEDNQWFGFSQRARIIFYDKTDVTNPPTTYVDLADPAYEGMVCHRSSSNVYSQTLLSAVIQNHGEGAATEWAQGLVNNFARAPQGGDTDQLRGLVSGECDISISNTYYFARAIRKDVDGLPAEARDNIGWIFPAQNAEGAHMNLSGGGVAANAPNKDNAVLFLEYLASDQAQEYFSAGNDEYPAVPGVGLSPSVAALGLFRPDAVDLTEVAKNVPAAQKIFNEVGWE
- the hemP gene encoding hemin uptake protein HemP — translated: MNAMTQVPDTTTAPDPQQMDTYDARDLIKDGVQASIVLDGQVYYLRITRAGKLILTK